The Methanopyrus kandleri AV19 DNA segment GCTCACGGGAGGGGTGGCCGCGAACCGTCGTCTCTCCGAGATGATGCACGAAATGGCGGAGGACCGCGGTGCGGAGGCGTACACGGTGCCCCCGGAACTGGCCGGAGACAACGGGGCCATGATCGCTTGGACGGGGATCCTCGTCCACGAACACGGCCTCTCGATACCGCCCGATGAGATCCCGGAGAAGGCTATCGTCAAGCAACGATACCGTGTAGACGAGGCGCCCGTCCCGTGGGCCGCTCGTCCTTCCAGATCGGCCGATTCTCAAGGATAGAGTAGGCAGCTCGTCGAGCCCACGCTATGGGGGTTGGAACTGGCCCGTAGACGACGGTGGGTTACCATCTTCAGGATACCCACGGAAATCCGGGCTCACGAGCTCAGAGTTATGGGCCCGTAATTAACGGCTGGGACAGCACGGTCGAGCCGGCTGAAGTACTCTGGCCTGAGCTCGCAGAATGTCGACGCTCTTACCAGGAGACTCGTACGCGCCTACCTGAAACGGACCGGAGGAGGGTTTCGTCATCGAGCAAGGTGTGACCCGTGCCGACCCCGCCCTGTATGCGTTCGTCTCTTCCAGGACCGTCGGAAGTACGAGTACTGGCCGGTAAAGGTGGGTAAAGGCGGTGAGATACAAACCGCTCCGGTTCGAGCTCGAGTGCGTCGAGCCCGGCGCCCTGCCTAGGTTCAAAGGGTTCGCCGTCCGCGGGATGCTTCTACGGCGGCTCAAGGAAAGATTCCCAGGGTTCGTCAGGAGGTTCCTATACGGTAACCACCCGATCCCGGCCGTGACCCAGGTCCCACCGCTCACCGACGAGAGGATGGTCGATGTGGGAGACATCGTGAGCTTCCGTCTGAACCTCTTCGGAGACGCTGTCGACAGGGACTATGAGATCATCCTCGCACTGGTGGACGGTGAGTTGCGTCTAGGATCGGCCAGGTTCGTGCTGCGACGCGTCGAACACGCCGAGACAGGGGAGCCCGTGTGGGATGAATCCGCGTACCGATGCGTGAAACCGGAGAAGCTTGACGCTCGCGAGCCGGTGGGGAGGTACCTGGTGGTCACCTTCACGACACCTACTTACATCGTCCACGACGGGAAACCTAGGGTCCCCAAGTTTCACATGATAGTCCGGAACGCGGCCAGGAAGTTCACCATGCTACACCGAAGGTTCGGTCTCGAGGGGTTGACCCGACGCCAGGCCAGAAACATCATCGAGTGGGCCGAGCGGGCCGAAACAATCCGAATGGATTACAGGTTCGAGACCCTCGAGCGCAGGTCGGCCCGACTGGGGAGGCACGTGTTCCGCACGATCGTGGGAACCTTCGTATACGAGCTCCCTCCCGAGCCCCCAGACCGCGTCGGTGAGGTGCTGGCCTTCGCCGAGGTCTACGGAGTGGGGAAGTTCAACACGGCGGGACTCGGACGCTTCGTCCTCGGAGAGGCCGGATGAACTAAAACCGGACCACCGAGACCGACCGGGAAGGGGGCAGCTTGAGTGGAGCTGAAGTTCTCGGCTGAAGTCGAGCTCACTCTCTCGCGTGAAGTCGACCCCGCCGAGATCGAGCCTACGGTTGAGGAGTTCGTCAAAGAGGCTAACGAGGATCTCCTCCAGCGAGGTGTCCCCACGGGGAAGGAGGGGGCCAAGATCGAGAGTTATCGGGTACTCGAGGACACCATCGAGATGGAGATTACCGGAACGAGGTACCTGCGTCCCCACGAGGCCGCTATGAGGGTCCGTAAGCGGCTCGCCGAACGTCTCGGGAGGAAGCACCGGGTCGGCGTCCGCGACCTGAAGATCCCGCGGTACGAGGTTGTGCTCCGGTTCGACCGTGAGGTCACGC contains these protein-coding regions:
- the cas6 gene encoding CRISPR system precrRNA processing endoribonuclease RAMP protein Cas6 — encoded protein: MRYKPLRFELECVEPGALPRFKGFAVRGMLLRRLKERFPGFVRRFLYGNHPIPAVTQVPPLTDERMVDVGDIVSFRLNLFGDAVDRDYEIILALVDGELRLGSARFVLRRVEHAETGEPVWDESAYRCVKPEKLDAREPVGRYLVVTFTTPTYIVHDGKPRVPKFHMIVRNAARKFTMLHRRFGLEGLTRRQARNIIEWAERAETIRMDYRFETLERRSARLGRHVFRTIVGTFVYELPPEPPDRVGEVLAFAEVYGVGKFNTAGLGRFVLGEAG